One region of Pogoniulus pusillus isolate bPogPus1 chromosome 19, bPogPus1.pri, whole genome shotgun sequence genomic DNA includes:
- the LOC135184125 gene encoding rho-related GTP-binding protein RhoG-like — MMQTIKCVVVGDGAVGKTCLLISYTTNAFPEEYIPTVFDNYSAQMTVDGRTVSLNLWDTAGQEEYDRLRTLSYPQTNVFVICFSIGSPSSYANVRHKWHPEVSHHCPNVPILLVGTKRDLRNDLETVKKLKEQSLAPTTPQQGTSLAKQIGAVKYLECSALNQEGVREVFAEAVRAVLYPVTKKNTRKCVLF; from the coding sequence ATGATGCAGACTATCAAGTGTGTAGTTGTTGGAGATGGTGCTGTGGGAAAGACTTGCCTTCTCATCAGCTATACCACCAATGCCTTCCCAGAAGAGTACATCCCTACTGTATTTGACAATTACAGTGCCCAAATGACTGTTGATGGCCGGACAGTTAGCCTGAATCTGTGGGatactgcagggcaggaggagtaTGACCGCTTGCGCACACTCTCCTACCCTCAGACCAACGTCTTTGTCATTTGCTTCTCTATTGGCAGCCCCTCTTCCTATGCCAACGTCAGGCACAAATGGCATCCTGAAGTTTCTCACCATTGTCCAAATGTTCCCATTCTTTTAGTAGGCACCAAAAGAGACTTGAGAAATGACCTTGAAACAGTTAAAAAGTTGAAAGAGCAAAGCTTGGCTCCCACTACTCCCCAGCAGGGGACTTCGCTGGCTAAACAAATTGGAGCAGTCAAATATTTGGAATGCTCAGCGTTGAATCAGGAGGGTGTTCGAGAGGTGTTTGCTGAAGCTGTGCGTGCAGTTCTGTATCCTGTGACAAAGAAGAACACAAGGAAATGTGTCTTGTTCTAA